A window of Blastomonas sp. SL216 contains these coding sequences:
- a CDS encoding tyrosine recombinase, translating to MTGDDARLIDRFLEMMAAERGASVNTILAYRRDLEQASEALGGRLAEADDAARATLDHHWRTLAASTLARKSSALRGFFAFLKDEGLADQASKASAMLARPKVQRPLPRILSHEDIARMFALAEERAAAPEARSSDIRLLALIELLYGSGLRASELVSLPRSAALAGRPLLAITGKGGKQRLIPISTRAREALQRWLAVPASNPRWLFPSRTGHISRIRLYQLIKEFAASAGIDPTRVSPHVLRHAFATHLLEGGADLRTLQTFLGHADIATTQIYTHVDSRRLVELVNRRHPLAQMNLADRRRQS from the coding sequence ATGACTGGCGATGATGCCCGGCTGATCGATCGGTTCCTGGAGATGATGGCGGCGGAGCGGGGGGCTTCGGTCAACACGATCCTCGCCTATCGCCGCGACCTGGAACAGGCCTCCGAAGCCCTGGGCGGACGCCTTGCTGAGGCCGATGACGCGGCAAGGGCAACGCTCGATCATCACTGGCGGACGCTGGCGGCCAGCACGCTGGCCCGCAAAAGCTCCGCCCTGCGCGGCTTTTTCGCGTTTCTGAAAGACGAGGGCCTCGCTGATCAGGCGAGCAAGGCCAGTGCGATGCTGGCAAGGCCCAAGGTGCAGCGACCGCTGCCCAGGATCCTGAGCCACGAAGATATCGCGCGGATGTTCGCCTTGGCCGAGGAACGCGCGGCAGCGCCCGAGGCGCGTTCGTCCGACATCCGCCTGCTGGCGCTGATCGAGCTGCTCTATGGATCGGGCCTGCGCGCGAGCGAACTGGTCAGTCTCCCGCGCAGCGCCGCTCTGGCCGGTCGCCCGTTGCTTGCCATCACCGGCAAGGGCGGCAAGCAGAGGCTGATCCCCATATCGACGCGCGCGCGTGAGGCGCTGCAACGATGGCTGGCCGTCCCAGCATCGAATCCGCGCTGGCTGTTCCCTTCGCGCACGGGGCATATCAGCCGCATCCGGCTGTATCAGCTGATCAAGGAATTTGCCGCCAGCGCCGGAATCGATCCGACCAGGGTCAGTCCGCACGTGCTGCGCCATGCCTTTGCCACGCATCTGCTCGAGGGTGGGGCCGATCTGCGGACGTTGCAGACCTTTCTGGGCCATGCCGATATCGCCACCACGCAGATTTATACGCATGTCGACAGCCGCCGTCTGGTCGAGCTGGTCAATCGTCGCCATCCCCTGGCGCAGATGAATCTTGCCGACAGGCGGCGGCAGAGCTAG
- the hppD gene encoding 4-hydroxyphenylpyruvate dioxygenase: MADLFENPLGLDGFEFVEFCAPEKGLLEPVFTAMGFTRIAQHRSKDVHLWRQGDINLIANYEPASPAAYFAAEHGPSACGMGFRVNNARAAYKEALERGAEPVETKTGPMELRLPAIRGIGGAIIYLIDRYATLDNPDALSIYDIDFEYLPGVDRFPVGAGFRMIDHLTHNVYGGRMDHWAKFYERVFNFREIRFFDIKGEYTGLTSRAMTAPDGKIRIPLNEEGAKGGGQIDEFLRAYNGEGIQHIAFICDDLIACLDRIKALGAPLMTPPPGTYYEALEERLPGHGEPVEELQSRGILLDGSTENNDPRLLLQIFGQPQIGPVFFEFIQRKKDEGFGNGNFTALFKSMEEDQLRRGVLKVQEPAE, encoded by the coding sequence ATGGCTGATCTGTTCGAAAACCCCCTGGGCCTGGACGGCTTCGAATTCGTCGAGTTCTGCGCGCCGGAAAAGGGCCTGCTTGAGCCGGTCTTTACCGCGATGGGCTTCACCCGCATCGCGCAGCACCGGTCGAAGGATGTGCATCTGTGGCGTCAGGGCGATATCAACCTGATCGCCAATTACGAGCCCGCCAGCCCCGCTGCTTATTTCGCTGCCGAACATGGCCCCTCGGCCTGCGGCATGGGTTTCCGCGTGAATAATGCGCGCGCCGCCTACAAGGAAGCGCTGGAGCGCGGCGCGGAGCCGGTGGAAACGAAGACCGGCCCAATGGAACTGCGCCTGCCGGCCATCCGCGGCATCGGCGGCGCGATCATCTATCTGATCGATCGTTATGCCACGCTCGACAATCCCGATGCGCTGTCGATTTATGATATCGATTTCGAATATCTGCCCGGCGTTGACCGTTTCCCCGTGGGCGCGGGCTTCCGCATGATCGATCACCTCACGCACAATGTCTATGGCGGTCGCATGGACCATTGGGCGAAGTTCTACGAGCGCGTGTTCAACTTCCGCGAGATCCGCTTCTTCGACATCAAGGGCGAATATACCGGCCTGACCAGCCGCGCGATGACCGCGCCGGATGGCAAGATCCGTATTCCGCTGAACGAGGAAGGCGCCAAGGGCGGTGGCCAGATCGACGAGTTCCTGCGCGCCTATAATGGCGAGGGCATCCAGCATATCGCGTTCATCTGCGACGATCTGATTGCCTGTCTCGACCGCATCAAGGCGCTGGGCGCGCCGCTGATGACCCCGCCGCCGGGCACCTATTACGAGGCACTGGAAGAGCGTCTGCCGGGCCATGGCGAGCCGGTCGAGGAACTGCAGTCGCGCGGCATCCTGCTCGACGGATCAACCGAGAACAACGATCCGCGCCTGTTGCTGCAGATTTTCGGGCAGCCGCAGATCGGCCCGGTGTTCTTCGAATTCATCCAGCGCAAGAAGGATGAAGGCTTCGGCAACGGCAATTTCACGGCGCTGTTCAAGTCGATGGAAGAAGACCAGCTGCGCCGCGGCGTGCTGAAGGTCCAGGAACCGGCGGAATGA
- a CDS encoding (deoxy)nucleoside triphosphate pyrophosphohydrolase produces MEIYPTLFPVVAALMADAQGRILVQQRPEGTAMAGLWEFPGGKIEPGETPEAALARELAEELGIAVDPADCVPMTFASAALGKKHLMLLLFRCVRWQGEPRALHASDLRWATVDALYDLPMPPADLPLLPIIAHMLGQIGPRA; encoded by the coding sequence ATGGAAATTTATCCGACACTTTTCCCCGTTGTGGCGGCATTGATGGCCGATGCCCAAGGGCGCATCCTGGTCCAGCAGCGCCCGGAGGGGACGGCGATGGCCGGGCTTTGGGAGTTTCCGGGCGGCAAGATCGAGCCCGGCGAGACCCCGGAAGCCGCGCTGGCGCGGGAGCTGGCGGAGGAACTGGGCATTGCGGTCGATCCCGCCGATTGCGTCCCGATGACCTTTGCCAGCGCAGCCCTGGGCAAGAAGCACCTGATGCTGCTGCTGTTCCGCTGCGTCCGCTGGCAGGGAGAGCCGCGCGCACTGCATGCCAGCGACCTGCGCTGGGCGACGGTCGATGCGCTTTACGATCTTCCGATGCCGCCTGCCGACCTGCCGCTGCTGCCCATCATCGCGCATATGCTGGGGCAGATCGGTCCGCGCGCATGA
- a CDS encoding VOC family protein, translating into MTAPFALSRIHHVAYRCKDAKETVEWYEKVLGMTYTSAFSEDYVPSTGAYDPYMHVFLDCGGGNVLAFFELPEQPEMGRDPNTPAWVQHIAFEVADLDALLAAKAHIEGLGIDVLGPTFHGIFRSIYFFDPNGHRVELACNIGKPEHYAELKRVAPLMLDEWSQTKKAPRHADWLHKDPDAA; encoded by the coding sequence ATGACCGCGCCTTTCGCGCTCTCGCGCATCCACCATGTCGCCTATCGCTGCAAGGACGCGAAGGAGACGGTGGAATGGTATGAAAAGGTGCTGGGCATGACCTATACCAGCGCCTTTTCAGAGGATTACGTGCCGTCGACCGGCGCGTACGATCCGTATATGCACGTGTTCCTCGATTGCGGCGGCGGCAATGTGCTGGCGTTTTTCGAGCTGCCCGAGCAACCCGAGATGGGGCGTGATCCGAACACCCCGGCCTGGGTTCAGCATATCGCCTTCGAGGTCGCCGACCTCGATGCGCTGCTGGCGGCCAAGGCGCATATCGAGGGGCTGGGCATCGACGTGCTGGGGCCGACCTTTCACGGCATCTTTCGCTCGATCTATTTCTTCGACCCCAATGGCCACCGCGTCGAGCTGGCCTGCAATATCGGCAAGCCCGAACATTATGCCGAGCTCAAGCGCGTTGCACCGTTGATGCTGGACGAATGGAGCCAGACCAAAAAGGCCCCGCGCCATGCGGACTGGTTGCACAAGGATCCTGATGCGGCGTAA
- a CDS encoding DUF4169 family protein: protein MAEIINLRQARKAVKRKQVETIAAANRAKFGRTKAERLAQANEQERAARLIEGARRETD from the coding sequence ATGGCCGAGATCATCAATCTGCGCCAGGCGCGCAAGGCGGTGAAGCGCAAGCAGGTAGAAACCATAGCCGCTGCCAACCGCGCGAAATTCGGTCGCACCAAGGCGGAGCGTCTGGCGCAGGCGAACGAGCAGGAGCGGGCGGCGCGGTTGATCGAAGGCGCGCGGCGGGAAACCGACTGA
- a CDS encoding S41 family peptidase, whose protein sequence is MKSLYLAAAALLALPLPLGATTAQSAPAETPAAPVYAVRMLSAEQATGDVTLLRRALETVHPGLYRYSSKSDIDAAFAQLEASASKPISELALHGEIARLLAAIHCDHSKAEMSDGLSAFRNQNPTHMPLRFQLIEGRMIVLSNDGQPGAPPAGSEILGINGMAVPALLLKLAPLVSYDGTTDQAIAAKLADDSDLMGDDFNENYPALFGFPYSWQVVWKPVGGSDKSTVVLKPIRFAQWTALAGPGAKYRSEFYNAITWRLNGKVARLGIDTFVNYRNPVQATAFLSGFFAAMAEAGTEHLVLDLRKNGGGSEDVSVALGRYLINRPFTWSQPIRYKAVRYGDLPQYFETWGDREARFNPPLAAFTRSNDGWYDRIPVLSGAQLSDADTTFQQQPIGALGFSGRITILSGPRNGSGATRTIAQLKEKAGAVVIGEDSAGSAEGPTSGSIFLMKLPESGIKVRIPEAWNRTAIASFTPGKGVAVDQLVVPTLADFEAGRDRTIAVAQGLLTAPVDTGAAVAKALAGDWSGTLDYRDYCKDSRVTLPTQMQSDGRMLAWTFDDGPGKTVRSSETWVFSASGQSLIITAGKNAPEPWRVAESRASADGASYTLVLEGESIENDRKVLARKILTRDGNRLRITKQTRVAGEPFLMRQSYELRQ, encoded by the coding sequence ATGAAAAGCCTCTATCTCGCCGCCGCCGCCCTGCTCGCCCTGCCGCTGCCGCTGGGCGCGACCACTGCCCAGTCTGCCCCTGCCGAGACACCTGCGGCACCGGTTTATGCTGTACGCATGCTGAGCGCCGAACAGGCGACCGGCGATGTCACCCTGCTGCGCCGCGCGCTGGAGACGGTCCATCCCGGCCTCTATCGGTACAGCAGCAAGTCCGATATCGACGCAGCCTTTGCGCAACTGGAAGCGTCGGCAAGCAAGCCGATCAGCGAGCTGGCGCTGCACGGCGAGATCGCGCGCTTGCTTGCGGCGATCCATTGCGATCACAGCAAGGCGGAAATGTCGGATGGGTTGAGCGCATTCCGCAATCAGAACCCCACCCACATGCCGCTGCGCTTCCAGCTGATCGAAGGGCGCATGATCGTGCTGTCGAACGACGGCCAGCCGGGTGCGCCGCCGGCAGGAAGCGAGATCCTTGGCATCAATGGCATGGCGGTACCGGCGTTGCTGCTCAAGCTTGCCCCGCTGGTGTCCTATGACGGCACCACGGATCAGGCGATTGCCGCCAAGCTGGCCGATGACAGCGACCTGATGGGCGATGATTTCAACGAGAACTATCCCGCGCTGTTCGGCTTTCCCTATAGCTGGCAGGTGGTGTGGAAGCCGGTTGGCGGCAGTGACAAGTCGACGGTTGTCCTGAAGCCGATCCGGTTCGCGCAATGGACCGCGCTGGCCGGACCCGGCGCGAAATATCGCAGCGAATTCTACAACGCGATCACATGGCGGCTGAATGGCAAGGTCGCGCGGCTGGGGATCGATACCTTCGTCAACTACCGCAACCCGGTGCAGGCCACGGCATTCCTCAGCGGCTTTTTCGCCGCGATGGCGGAGGCGGGCACCGAGCACCTCGTGCTGGACCTGCGCAAGAACGGCGGTGGTTCCGAGGACGTGTCGGTCGCGCTTGGGCGCTATCTTATCAACCGCCCCTTCACCTGGTCGCAGCCGATCCGCTACAAGGCCGTGCGCTATGGCGACCTGCCGCAGTATTTCGAGACCTGGGGCGACCGCGAGGCACGTTTCAACCCGCCTCTTGCAGCCTTTACCCGATCCAATGACGGTTGGTATGATCGCATACCGGTGCTCAGCGGAGCGCAGCTGAGCGATGCAGATACGACCTTTCAGCAGCAGCCCATCGGTGCGCTCGGGTTTTCGGGTCGAATTACGATCCTGAGCGGCCCGCGTAATGGATCGGGCGCAACGCGGACCATCGCCCAGCTGAAGGAAAAGGCGGGTGCCGTCGTGATCGGTGAAGACAGCGCCGGGAGCGCAGAAGGGCCGACTTCGGGCAGCATCTTCCTGATGAAGCTGCCTGAAAGCGGGATCAAGGTGCGCATCCCCGAAGCCTGGAACCGCACCGCAATCGCCAGTTTCACTCCGGGCAAAGGGGTCGCGGTTGACCAGCTGGTGGTCCCCACGCTTGCCGATTTCGAGGCAGGGCGCGATCGGACGATCGCCGTGGCCCAGGGGCTGCTCACCGCACCTGTCGATACCGGAGCGGCGGTGGCCAAGGCGCTGGCAGGCGATTGGAGCGGCACGCTCGACTACCGCGACTATTGCAAGGATAGCCGGGTGACGCTGCCCACCCAGATGCAAAGCGACGGCCGAATGCTCGCATGGACGTTCGATGATGGCCCGGGCAAGACCGTGCGCTCGTCCGAGACCTGGGTTTTCAGCGCATCCGGCCAATCGCTGATCATCACGGCGGGCAAGAACGCTCCCGAGCCATGGCGTGTTGCGGAATCGCGGGCTTCGGCGGATGGCGCTTCGTACACCCTGGTGCTCGAAGGCGAGAGCATCGAGAACGATCGCAAGGTGCTCGCCCGCAAGATCCTGACCCGCGACGGCAATCGGCTGCGCATCACCAAGCAGACCCGCGTTGCAGGCGAACCCTTTCTGATGCGGCAAAGCTATGAACTGCGGCAGTGA
- a CDS encoding haloalkane dehalogenase gives MRVLRTPDSRFAGIPDFPFAPHYAEIADPDDGTRMRVHYVDEGSLDAPVVLMMHGEPSWSYLYRFMIGPVANAGYRVLAPDLIGFGKSDKLARKSDYSYARHVAWMRRWIEKLDLKNITLACQDWGSLIGLRLVAEMPERFNGVVLSNGGLPAGQDAPRAFAIWRAFSKYSPIFPIGKIIARGTARTLSEAEIAAYDAPFPDGSYKAGARIFPSFVPLGPNVAVPDQLKAWEVLDQWTKPFLCCFSDRDPITRGGDALFVGRVPGTAGQNHCTLSGSHFIQEDDPQGFVRCILDVAGQSRG, from the coding sequence ATGCGGGTTTTGAGAACGCCGGACAGCCGGTTTGCAGGGATTCCCGACTTTCCATTCGCCCCGCATTATGCCGAGATTGCCGATCCGGACGATGGCACTAGGATGCGCGTGCATTATGTCGACGAAGGCTCGCTCGATGCCCCGGTCGTGCTGATGATGCACGGCGAGCCGAGCTGGAGCTATCTCTACCGCTTCATGATCGGCCCTGTTGCCAATGCCGGCTATCGCGTGCTCGCGCCCGATCTGATCGGCTTTGGAAAATCGGACAAGCTCGCGCGCAAGAGCGACTATAGCTATGCCCGCCATGTCGCCTGGATGCGCCGCTGGATCGAGAAGCTCGATCTCAAGAACATCACGCTCGCCTGCCAGGACTGGGGCTCGCTGATCGGCCTGCGCCTTGTCGCTGAAATGCCCGAGCGGTTCAACGGCGTCGTCCTGTCCAATGGCGGCCTGCCCGCCGGCCAGGACGCGCCGCGCGCCTTTGCCATCTGGCGGGCGTTCTCCAAGTACAGCCCGATCTTCCCGATCGGCAAGATCATCGCCCGGGGCACCGCACGCACGCTTTCCGAGGCCGAGATCGCCGCCTATGACGCCCCCTTCCCCGATGGCAGCTACAAGGCTGGCGCGCGCATCTTCCCCAGCTTCGTGCCGCTGGGCCCCAATGTCGCGGTGCCCGATCAGCTGAAGGCGTGGGAAGTGCTGGACCAGTGGACCAAGCCCTTCCTGTGCTGCTTCAGCGACCGCGATCCAATCACGCGCGGCGGCGATGCACTGTTCGTGGGCCGTGTGCCGGGGACTGCGGGGCAGAACCACTGCACCTTGAGCGGCAGCCACTTCATCCAGGAGGACGATCCGCAAGGGTTCGTGCGGTGCATCCTGGATGTTGCGGGACAATCGAGAGGCTAG
- a CDS encoding AraC family transcriptional regulator, with protein sequence MSITLLICAVQGLLLATLLWRAPVNRAANRWLALLIVSVAALMTPYIIGYAGFYELWPWLSFAPLSYTLAFGPLLYLYASTLTGTRPSMVWPHFVPVSVQFLAYALVFPLPLPTKNWWNTVAHGVFIDPAFDVAALISIAAYGVAAYLRYRAYRAWLGDNRTDGAVFEPSWIRNFLAALALMAAVWTGFLVAKQIDPSRDYFDQFPLYIGFSMLVLYLGIGGWRHSSMAFPAMIAPPSPELSEPAEPVTPGRDWAGQGNTWLERIDAEQLWRDPGLTLAGLARILGTNTSYLSRGLGAAAGENFNAIINRRRVAEMQRLLAVPGEQRDLLTLAFEVGFNSKASFNRAFQDFAGTSPSQWRLKSQKSLAA encoded by the coding sequence ATGAGCATCACGCTGTTGATTTGCGCGGTGCAGGGTCTGCTGCTGGCGACATTGTTATGGCGTGCACCGGTCAACCGGGCGGCGAATCGCTGGCTGGCCTTGCTGATCGTCTCGGTGGCCGCGCTGATGACGCCGTATATCATTGGCTATGCCGGGTTCTACGAGCTCTGGCCCTGGCTCAGCTTTGCGCCCTTGTCGTATACGCTCGCCTTCGGGCCATTGCTTTACCTGTATGCATCGACGCTGACCGGCACCCGGCCGTCGATGGTGTGGCCGCACTTCGTGCCGGTGTCGGTGCAATTTTTGGCCTATGCGCTGGTGTTTCCGTTGCCGCTGCCGACCAAGAACTGGTGGAACACCGTGGCGCATGGCGTGTTCATCGATCCCGCGTTCGATGTCGCGGCGCTGATCAGCATCGCTGCTTATGGTGTGGCGGCCTATCTGCGCTACCGCGCCTATCGCGCCTGGCTGGGAGACAATCGAACCGACGGCGCGGTGTTCGAGCCCAGTTGGATTCGCAATTTTCTCGCCGCGCTCGCCTTGATGGCGGCGGTCTGGACGGGGTTTCTGGTCGCCAAGCAGATCGATCCGTCGCGCGACTATTTCGATCAGTTTCCGCTCTATATCGGGTTTTCGATGCTGGTGCTGTATCTTGGCATCGGTGGTTGGCGGCATTCGTCCATGGCCTTTCCGGCGATGATCGCGCCGCCGTCGCCCGAGCTATCAGAGCCAGCCGAGCCTGTGACACCGGGCCGCGATTGGGCTGGGCAGGGCAACACCTGGCTGGAGCGCATCGATGCCGAGCAATTGTGGCGCGATCCCGGGCTGACGCTCGCGGGACTGGCGCGCATCCTTGGCACCAACACCAGCTATCTGTCGCGTGGGCTGGGCGCGGCGGCGGGCGAGAATTTCAACGCGATCATTAATCGCCGCCGCGTCGCAGAGATGCAGCGGCTTCTCGCGGTCCCCGGTGAACAGCGCGACCTGCTGACCCTGGCCTTTGAGGTTGGGTTCAATTCCAAGGCCAGTTTCAACCGCGCCTTTCAGGATTTCGCCGGCACCAGCCCCAGCCAGTGGCGTCTCAAATCACAAAAATCGCTCGCCGCCTGA
- a CDS encoding M48 family metalloprotease — protein MMTLRLKQLAVLAVAGVSAIALTGESMAPRAEALAMQAQAITAREKSQGAEAHPKLLEEFGGAYQVPQTSYVVQVGKGIAVQSGLGNARDDFTVTLLNSPVNNAFAIPGGYVYVTRQLLALMNDEAELAGVLGHEVGHVAARHSEKRQKAAQRNSIIGLLGQIGAAVLLGDGTAGQLGQQLFGTGSQLLTLKYSRKQEEEADDLGVRYLSQAGYDPQALSSMLASLAAQQAIDARAQGGDARSVPEWASTHPDPARRVSRAATIAQKFGGTMRNRDAFLSRLDGLLYGDDPKQGMVQGREFVHPELGLKFAVPQGFGMQNGTSAVTISGQSAQAQFTMGNYSGDLSRYVDQAFAAIGGNQRIDYGQIQRTTVNGLPAAYATARVTANRQMVDVTVFAYQFANNRAYHFVALAPAGQGGVFTPMYQSVQRLSGAEAAQIKPRRVRIVTVQRGDTIQRLSARMAYDDLKAERFMALNGLAANSTLTPGQKVKVVTY, from the coding sequence ATGATGACGCTGCGTTTGAAGCAACTGGCGGTACTGGCAGTGGCGGGGGTGAGCGCAATCGCCCTGACCGGCGAAAGCATGGCACCCAGGGCCGAAGCGCTGGCGATGCAGGCGCAGGCGATCACTGCGCGTGAAAAAAGCCAGGGCGCTGAAGCGCATCCCAAGCTGCTCGAGGAATTCGGCGGGGCCTATCAGGTGCCGCAGACCAGCTATGTCGTGCAGGTCGGCAAGGGCATCGCCGTCCAGTCGGGCCTGGGCAACGCGCGCGACGATTTTACCGTGACGCTGCTCAACTCGCCGGTGAACAACGCCTTCGCGATTCCCGGCGGCTATGTCTATGTCACCCGCCAGCTGCTGGCGCTGATGAATGACGAGGCCGAGCTGGCCGGCGTTCTGGGCCATGAGGTCGGCCATGTCGCGGCGCGCCATTCCGAAAAGCGGCAAAAGGCGGCGCAACGCAACAGCATCATCGGCTTGCTCGGGCAGATCGGCGCAGCGGTTCTGCTCGGCGATGGCACCGCGGGCCAGCTGGGCCAGCAGCTTTTCGGTACCGGCAGCCAGCTGCTCACGCTCAAATACTCGCGCAAGCAGGAGGAAGAGGCGGACGATCTGGGCGTGCGCTATCTCAGCCAGGCCGGCTATGATCCGCAGGCACTGTCGTCGATGCTGGCGTCGCTCGCTGCGCAACAGGCCATCGACGCACGCGCACAGGGTGGTGACGCCCGGTCGGTACCGGAATGGGCGAGCACGCACCCCGATCCAGCGCGCCGCGTCAGCCGGGCCGCGACAATCGCGCAGAAATTCGGTGGAACTATGCGCAACCGCGATGCCTTTCTGAGCCGACTCGATGGGCTGCTCTACGGCGACGATCCCAAACAGGGCATGGTCCAGGGCAGGGAGTTCGTGCATCCGGAACTCGGCCTGAAATTCGCCGTCCCCCAGGGCTTCGGCATGCAGAATGGCACGAGCGCGGTGACGATCAGCGGTCAGTCCGCCCAGGCACAGTTCACGATGGGCAATTATAGCGGCGATCTGTCACGCTATGTCGATCAGGCCTTCGCCGCAATCGGCGGCAACCAGCGGATCGATTATGGGCAGATCCAGCGCACGACGGTCAATGGCCTGCCCGCCGCTTACGCAACGGCGCGGGTCACGGCCAATCGCCAGATGGTCGATGTGACGGTGTTCGCCTATCAGTTCGCCAATAACCGCGCCTATCATTTCGTGGCGCTGGCACCGGCGGGGCAAGGCGGGGTGTTCACGCCGATGTATCAGAGCGTCCAGCGACTGTCGGGCGCCGAGGCTGCGCAGATCAAGCCGCGCCGCGTGCGCATTGTCACCGTGCAGCGCGGCGACACTATTCAGCGGCTGTCGGCGCGCATGGCCTATGACGATCTGAAGGCGGAGCGCTTCATGGCGCTCAACGGGCTTGCAGCAAACAGCACCCTGACGCCCGGCCAGAAGGTCAAGGTCGTGACCTACTGA
- a CDS encoding Flp family type IVb pilin: MTKIRNLIKNNKGATAIEYGLIAALIAVAAITAMSSLGTKLSGTFNKVGSEVAKGN; the protein is encoded by the coding sequence ATGACCAAGATTCGTAACCTGATCAAGAACAACAAGGGCGCGACCGCCATCGAATACGGCCTGATCGCCGCTCTCATCGCCGTCGCCGCCATCACTGCCATGAGCAGCCTGGGCACCAAGCTGTCGGGCACCTTCAACAAGGTCGGCTCGGAAGTGGCCAAGGGCAACTAA
- a CDS encoding acetyl-CoA carboxylase carboxyltransferase subunit alpha, whose amino-acid sequence MTSYLEFEKPIAALDARIAELRETADTGEIDIESEIERLAAKSRKLLASTYAGLTPWQKTQVARHPARPHFKHYVAGMFDDFLPLAGDRAFGDDKAIMGGFARMGEQRVVVIGHEKGDTTESRIRHNFGMGKPEGYRKAIRLMDLADRFGLPVVTLVDTSGAFPGVQAEERGQAEAIARSTERCLTLGVPMVAAIVGEGGSGGAVALASAERVLMFEHAVYSVISPEGCASILWRTADRAADAAEAMQVTAADLKRLNVIDRIVKEPVGGAHRDQAQAIQELGKAIREELEGLKKLSPAELKSAREARFLAIGSL is encoded by the coding sequence ATGACAAGCTATCTGGAATTCGAAAAGCCGATCGCCGCGCTGGACGCGCGTATCGCCGAGCTGCGTGAAACCGCCGATACCGGCGAGATCGACATCGAGAGCGAGATCGAACGGCTGGCCGCCAAGTCGCGCAAGCTGCTGGCTTCCACCTATGCCGGGCTGACCCCGTGGCAGAAGACTCAGGTCGCGCGCCACCCGGCACGCCCGCATTTCAAGCATTATGTCGCGGGCATGTTCGACGATTTTCTGCCACTGGCGGGCGATCGCGCATTCGGCGATGACAAGGCGATCATGGGCGGTTTTGCGCGCATGGGCGAGCAGCGCGTCGTCGTGATCGGCCATGAAAAAGGCGACACGACCGAAAGCCGCATCCGCCACAATTTCGGCATGGGCAAGCCCGAAGGCTATCGCAAGGCGATCCGCCTGATGGACCTGGCCGATCGTTTCGGCCTTCCGGTCGTCACGCTGGTCGATACGTCGGGCGCATTTCCGGGCGTGCAGGCCGAGGAGCGCGGCCAGGCCGAAGCGATTGCGCGTTCGACCGAGCGCTGCCTGACATTGGGCGTGCCGATGGTCGCCGCGATCGTCGGTGAAGGCGGATCGGGCGGTGCGGTGGCGCTGGCCTCCGCCGAGCGCGTGCTGATGTTCGAACACGCCGTCTATTCGGTGATCTCGCCCGAAGGCTGCGCATCGATCCTGTGGCGCACGGCGGATCGCGCTGCCGATGCGGCCGAAGCCATGCAGGTGACGGCTGCGGACCTGAAGCGGCTCAACGTCATTGACCGGATCGTCAAGGAACCGGTGGGCGGTGCGCATCGCGACCAGGCTCAGGCGATTCAGGAGCTGGGCAAGGCCATCCGCGAGGAGCTGGAAGGCCTGAAGAAACTGAGCCCTGCAGAGCTGAAATCGGCGCGCGAAGCCCGCTTCCTGGCGATCGGCTCGCTCTGA
- a CDS encoding Flp family type IVb pilin encodes MLQTFVKIVKSKAGATAIEYGLIAALIAVAAMVAIQGVASESTKMWNKVGSEVNNN; translated from the coding sequence ATGCTCCAGACCTTCGTCAAGATTGTGAAGTCGAAAGCCGGTGCGACAGCCATCGAATATGGCCTGATTGCTGCCCTGATCGCGGTCGCCGCGATGGTGGCCATTCAGGGCGTCGCTTCGGAATCGACGAAGATGTGGAACAAGGTGGGATCTGAAGTGAACAATAATTGA